Proteins co-encoded in one Bacillus sp. FSL H8-0547 genomic window:
- a CDS encoding peptidoglycan DD-metalloendopeptidase family protein → MFKRITGFVGNNVKHTNSTIKKALFGLTFAGAMTFGMNASAEENLETVYHIYLDGERIGTVDSQQLIDDLSKQKIEEAKKEYKDYQLTVEEMEVIPEQMFRPAASNEETLAKLKEELNVAADAALLKIDNQTVGYFKNKEEAERVLKAYKAKYVPAEQVEQAEKMKQSPPPLQPLKENESRILDVSFSGKVSISEEKISPEEVLTAQEGVKLLAKGTLEEKKHKVKDEDVLSKVASEYKLSVEELLALNPGLSDENVIKPGEELNVKDYKPFTNVLVKEEVSKKEAIAYETEVVEDSSMFKGDKKTKQEGKDGQKLLNYVVHKENGKEVKRETTKEETLAEPVKEIIVKGTKVVPSRGNGSLQWPAVGGYVSSKLGTRWGKMHKGIDIARPSDRTIKAADNGKIISAGNDGAYGNKVEIDHGNGMKTVYAHLDSISVSVGDTVSQGQKIGVMGSTGRSTGVHLHFEVYENGKLKDPLKYLKR, encoded by the coding sequence GTGTTTAAGCGCATAACTGGATTCGTTGGAAACAACGTGAAGCATACAAACAGCACTATAAAGAAGGCATTATTCGGTCTGACTTTCGCAGGCGCCATGACATTCGGCATGAATGCTTCTGCAGAGGAAAATCTTGAGACCGTTTACCATATTTATCTGGACGGCGAAAGAATCGGAACGGTAGACAGTCAGCAGTTAATTGATGACCTTTCAAAGCAAAAGATTGAAGAGGCCAAAAAAGAGTATAAAGATTATCAATTAACGGTTGAAGAGATGGAAGTAATCCCTGAGCAAATGTTTCGCCCTGCTGCAAGCAACGAGGAAACTCTTGCCAAGCTTAAAGAAGAGCTTAATGTAGCAGCAGACGCAGCTTTACTTAAAATAGATAATCAGACTGTCGGCTACTTCAAGAACAAAGAAGAAGCAGAGAGAGTTCTAAAAGCTTACAAAGCCAAGTACGTTCCGGCTGAACAGGTAGAACAGGCCGAGAAAATGAAGCAGTCCCCACCGCCGCTTCAGCCATTAAAAGAAAATGAATCTCGTATACTAGACGTTTCATTCTCGGGAAAAGTTTCAATTTCAGAGGAAAAAATTTCTCCTGAAGAGGTGCTGACGGCACAGGAAGGCGTAAAGCTTCTTGCAAAAGGCACGCTTGAAGAGAAAAAACACAAAGTAAAAGATGAAGATGTTCTTTCAAAGGTCGCTTCTGAATACAAGCTTTCCGTTGAAGAATTGCTTGCTCTAAATCCGGGTCTGTCAGATGAAAATGTAATCAAGCCTGGTGAGGAACTAAACGTAAAAGACTACAAGCCTTTCACAAATGTCCTAGTAAAAGAAGAGGTTTCAAAAAAAGAAGCCATTGCCTATGAAACAGAAGTGGTTGAAGATTCTTCCATGTTTAAAGGCGACAAAAAAACGAAGCAAGAAGGAAAAGACGGACAGAAGCTTCTTAACTATGTTGTTCACAAGGAAAACGGCAAAGAAGTAAAACGTGAAACGACAAAAGAAGAAACGCTTGCTGAACCGGTAAAAGAAATCATCGTAAAAGGCACAAAAGTGGTTCCTTCACGCGGAAACGGCTCTCTTCAGTGGCCGGCTGTCGGCGGATATGTTTCAAGCAAGCTTGGAACGCGCTGGGGCAAGATGCACAAAGGAATCGACATTGCCCGTCCGAGTGACCGCACAATCAAAGCGGCAGACAACGGCAAGATTATCTCTGCAGGCAATGATGGCGCATACGGAAATAAAGTCGAAATTGATCATGGAAATGGCATGAAGACGGTTTATGCCCACCTTGATTCAATCTCTGTATCGGTTGGCGATACAGTGTCTCAGGGACAGAAAATCGGTGTCATGGGTTCTACCGGCCGCTCAACTGGCGTTCACCTTCACTTTGAAGTCTATGAGAACGGAAAACTGAAAGATCCATTGAAGTATTTAAAGAGATAA